The Diadema setosum chromosome 4, eeDiaSeto1, whole genome shotgun sequence genome window below encodes:
- the LOC140227546 gene encoding phosphatidylinositol transfer protein alpha isoform-like, producing MVLIREFRVLLPMTVEEYKIGQLYSVAETSKEVTGGGDGVEVLENKPYTRQKRGPSGEMVEESGQYTYKKYHLEHKVPGFIRALAPKGSLEVDEEAYNAYPYCCTVIKNPGYMKDKMELRIETWHIQDDGKQENVHQLPPEKLKDRDVQVIDIANDHISSSDYKESEDPSKFKSEKTGRGPLGKDWKETTKPLMCCYKLVTFNFQWWGLQRRVESFVMRQERRLFTLFHRQVFCSIDRYHGMTMEDIRAIEDQTKAELDKGRCEGEVRGFSAAKDKDES from the exons TCGGGTTCTACTCCCAATGACAGTAGAGGAG TATAAAATCGGCCAGCTGTACTCTGTAGCAGAAACGAGTAAAGAGGTGACAGGAGGTGGAGATGGGGTGGAAGTTCTGGAGAACAAACCCTACACAAGACAGAAGCGTGGCCCCAGTGGGGAGATGGTCGAAGAGTCTGGGCAATACACCTACAAGAAATATCATTTAGAACA CAAAGTTCCGGGTTTCATCCGGGCCCTGGCCCCTAAAGGATCACTGGAGGTAGATGAGGAGGCCTACAATGCGTATCCCTACTGCTGTACTGTCATCAAG AATCCTGGCTACATGAAGGATAAGATGGAACTACGAATTGAAACGTGGCACATACAAGATGATGGCAAGCAAGAAAAT GTCCATCAATTACCTCCAGAGAAGTTGAAGGATAGGGATGTACAGGTGATCGACATAGCCAATGATCATATCTCCTCTTCG GACTACAAGGAATCTGAGGATCCCAGTAAATTCAAGTCAGAGAAGACTGGACGAGGTCCTCTCGGCAAAGACTGGAAG GAAACCACGAAGCCACTCATGTGTTGCTACAAGCTAGTAACCTTTAATTTCCAGTGGTGGGGTCTACAGAGGCGTGTTGAATCCTTTGTAATGAGG CAAGAGAGGCGTCTGTTCACATTATTCCATCGCCAAGTCTTCTGCTCAATAGACAGGTACCACGGCATGACGATGGAGGATATCAGGGCCATTGAAGACCAAACCAAAGCTGAGCTAGATAAG GGCCGATGTGAAGGTGAAGTCCGGGGCTTCTCGGCCGCCAAGGATAAAGACGAGTCATAA
- the LOC140227460 gene encoding uncharacterized protein, whose translation MDGFTAIPVSTLGREHMVVSYPAGSRSQISFVAVEDATLVTINLNTAWVHTGIRLNPGENLRFNLNRLETIHLEGATDPTGSRITSNKPISVLTGSQCAFVPNSVQSCDHLVEQIAPFHQWGRTFIASAMMGRQASTVYRLLAGRDNTVIAFSDPNRADVMLSRGHFIEFDIGQSDTVLIQTSMPCLLVAFAKGHYADNQTGPGDPSMTMVPPLEQGVHSVHFLTYNQTRNRNVLSSFLNVLGECLSLENATIDGSKAEFVAGNSFRRIGMSRYCALRLPIRQGAHSLVVNRHYAPVVGFLYGFASFNSYAFPVAMATDPLTCYTTRPDREQVEHFCVERVVIVGAGSGDSVPAADLECDYSECVHPVHVILIAVATAAGALIIEFYMRRKFSQRRKERERRRRRSLMKNAAAAISSLSFYRERRPALTGVPPEET comes from the exons ATGGACGGATTCACGGCCATACCGGTTTCCACCTTGGGGCGGGAACACATGGTTGTCTCATATCCCGCCGGCTCCCGTTCCCAGATCAGTTTCGTTGCCGTAGAGGACGCTACTCTGGTAACCATCAATCTGAATACTGCCTGGGTGCACACTGGAATCCGCCTGAATCCAGGAGAGAATCTCCGCTTCAACTTAAATCGGCTAGAAACCATACATCTAGAGGGCGCTACTGATCCAACTGGCTCCAGGATCACCTCGAACAAGCCCATCTCAGTCCTAACGGGCAGTCAGTGCGCCTTCgtaccaaattctgtccagTCGTGTGACCATCTCGTCGAGCAGATTGCACCATTCCACCAATGGGGTCGCACGTTCATTGCTTCTGCCATGATGGGGCGGCAGGCATCGACTGTTTACCGTCTGCTAGCAGGACGAGACAATACTGTCATCGCTTTCTCCGACCCAAACAGAGCGGACGTAATGCTGTCCAGGGGGCACTTCATTGAGTTCGACATTGGCCAGTCCGACACAGTTTTGATTCAGACCTCTATGCCTTGTCTTTTAGTGGCTTTTGCAAAGGGTCACTATGCAGACAACCAGACGGGACCGGGCGATCCCTCGATGACGATGGTGCCCCCTTTAGAACAGGGAGTCCATTCCGTACACTTCCTCACGTACAACCAAACACGAAACCGAAATGTACTATCGTCTTTCCTCAACGTCCTTGGAGAGTGCCTGAGCCTTGAGAATGCGACAATTGATGGTTCCAAGGCCGAATTCGTGGCGGGAAATTCGTTTCGGCGAATAGGGATGAGTCGCTACTGCGCTTTACGACTGCCCATCAGACAAGGCGCGCACAGTCTCGTTGTGAATCGTCATTACGCGCCCGTGGTTGGTTTCCTGTACGGCTTCGCCTCCTTTAACTCGTACGCGTTTCCGGTCGCCATGGCAACTGACCCCTTGACATGTTACACAACGCGGCCCGACCGAGAGCAGGTAGAGCATTTCTGCGTGGAGAGGGTTGTGATCGTTGGAGCAGGGTCCGGAGACAGCGTCCCGGCAGCAGATCTCGAGTGTGACTACTCCGAATGTGTTCATCCAG TGCATGTGATACTTATCGCAGTAGCAACGGCAGCAGGGGCGCTCATCATAGAATTCTATATGAGAAGGAAGTTTTCCCAGCGACGTAAGGAGCG CGAGCGGAGACGCCGGCGATCGCTGATGAAGAACGCCGCCGCTGCCATTTCGTCGTTGTCGTTCTACCGGGAACGTCGTCCTGCTCTGACGGGAGTACCGCCCGAAGAGACTTGA